The window TTGAAGGGCAAGATGTAGAACCTAACAATGAATATGCAAATGCGAATTCATATAAGATAGGTACAACATTAGAGGGGACACTTTATGGTACAACGAGTTCTAATGATATTGATATATATAAAGTAGAGGTTCCATCCTTTGGAAAGGTAAAATTAATAATTCAAGATACAGGCATTCGTAAAAGTGACCTTAAGCTAGTAGTGACGAATGAAAATAGTGGAAAAGTGATTACCGTTAAAAATTCTAATGAGACGAGTGAAGTTGACGTATTACTACAAGCAGGAACTTACTATTTTAATATAGGTCTTCATGCCGAAAATACACCTGATGTTAATTACTTAGTATCAACGCAATTTGTTCCATTAGACGAAAATGAGTGGGAAAGCGGTTGGAATTCAAATAAAATAACTGCCGATGTTATCCAAAATAATAAAACTGTAAGGGGCTTTTTATATGATGCAGGATATAGCTACAACCAAATTACAGATTATTATAAGTTTACTTTAGAAAAGGTTGAAAAAGTGACGTTTATTGCCAATGACCGTGAAGGTTTTGGTGCACTTTTATTTGAAGATGAAGAAGGTCAACTCTACTCTGGTGGCTATGTAACAAGCAATACAAGTCAAATCGTAGAAACAAAAGAGTTAAAAGCAGGTACATATTATGTATCTTTTCGACCAAGGTATGGAATTAATGGCTATGAAGAATACGATTTAACTCTCCGTATTCAAAGGTTTACAGACGTACCTGCAATGCATCCGTATTATGAAGCAATAGAATCTCTTGCACAAGTAGGTATCAATAAAGGGTATTCTGATGGAAGTTTCCATCCTAAAGAGCCCATTCAGAGGCAACACGTTTTTGCCTTCATCAGTCGTATTGAAGGACTGAATTTTCCTAAAATCCGTAACATGAAATCTTTTACAGACGTAAGTACTAGTCAGCCTTTTTATCCAGAAATTAAGAAGTTTTACGAAGCAGGTATTATTAGTGGATATGGTAATTATATGAGTCCTAAATCTAATGTCACACGTGGAGAACTTGCAAAAATTTTAGTGAATACGTTTAATTTGAAAATGAATGGAAATGGAATCCCTTTTAAAGACGTGAAGTCATCGAATATTTTTTATAAAGAAATTCAAATCCTAGCAAGTAACGGCATTACTGTTGGAGCAAATGGAAATTTTATGCCTAATGAACCAGTCACAAGAGAACAATTCTCTGCCTTTTTACAGCGAATATTGAAAAAAAATTAATAAATCAAAAACGGTCATGTATAACATGGTCGTTGTATTTTTATTGAGATTTTGAAAGATTTTTTTAAACTAACGGGGGCTTTAGTTAAACAAGACCATCATTTCGATGGTCTATTTTTATGTCTAAAACATCAACTAGGCTTCGGTGATCCATTGTGAAATGTTACACTTAAACTAACGAAGCAGTTTAGTACAACTAGCATTTCAAAAATTTTCCCAAACGACGCTTTGGGAAGGTTATACTTCAACTAACGATGCAGTTTAGTTAAATAAGCGTAGATGGATTTTTGTTAATTTTAAATGGTAAATTTATTTATATATGGAACTTAAAATCATTTCGGGCGTATTAAAAGTAATAGGTTCATTGAAGTTTATTTTAAAAGAGATGATTTGTTTGATAATCTTCAACAATAGGGCCATATTGTTGAGGAGGTATATAATTGAGTAAAAAAGCTTTTCATATTTATAATATTATTCTTTTGTTTTTATTGTTGTCATTTAACCTTATAGCCTTATTTGGGGCCGGAATGAGTGAGGGTGGAGTACCTTCCTCTATGTGGTTTGGAACTGGGCTTTCGTATGTCATCTGGGGTATCTTTTATTTCCTTCAATTTGTACGCCCCAACAAGGCTTGGCGAATTTCTTGGTTCCTCGTTATGGTTGTTTTCCTATTTCTCTGGGAAACAGGTCTTGGCTCG is drawn from Solibacillus sp. R5-41 and contains these coding sequences:
- a CDS encoding S-layer homology domain-containing protein; this encodes MKKTTFLVFILLSFSIPMINGKADDSNWLEGEIIKGNYSNIVEDDEYTLDLKEDAKVTFTLKDGVDLNLEDAYPNTYHILLKDSNGNRIASATTSLEDGDTEKTVKSINLKKGTYQISVSAGFISKGEYQVSYETSHIEGQDVEPNNEYANANSYKIGTTLEGTLYGTTSSNDIDIYKVEVPSFGKVKLIIQDTGIRKSDLKLVVTNENSGKVITVKNSNETSEVDVLLQAGTYYFNIGLHAENTPDVNYLVSTQFVPLDENEWESGWNSNKITADVIQNNKTVRGFLYDAGYSYNQITDYYKFTLEKVEKVTFIANDREGFGALLFEDEEGQLYSGGYVTSNTSQIVETKELKAGTYYVSFRPRYGINGYEEYDLTLRIQRFTDVPAMHPYYEAIESLAQVGINKGYSDGSFHPKEPIQRQHVFAFISRIEGLNFPKIRNMKSFTDVSTSQPFYPEIKKFYEAGIISGYGNYMSPKSNVTRGELAKILVNTFNLKMNGNGIPFKDVKSSNIFYKEIQILASNGITVGANGNFMPNEPVTREQFSAFLQRILKKN